One stretch of Miscanthus floridulus cultivar M001 chromosome 18, ASM1932011v1, whole genome shotgun sequence DNA includes these proteins:
- the LOC136522504 gene encoding homeobox-leucine zipper protein HOX28-like, with translation MAAFQPSFYHPGNAVIPAAAEREASPAAAGGEGAEVLARRSPVSSGSGSGKRAAAERSAGSGSGDEDDDGAARKKLRLSKDQAAVLEECFKTHHTLTPKQKVALASSLALRPRQVEVWFQNRRARTKLKQTEVDFEYLKRWCEQLAEENRRLGKEVAELRALSAAPAPAAPLTTLTMCLSCRRVASSSSPSSNTSPPNITAAHAHAAAAAANGGSMASPAAAATLTAHRQFFCGFTDAGAAAAAVYGTSAGLAKAVRAAR, from the exons ATGGCGGCGTTTCAGCCCAGCTTCTACCACCCCGGCAATGCCGTCatcccggcggcggcggagcgggaGGCCAGCCCGGCCGCGGCGGGAGGAGAGGGAGCTGAGGTGCTCGCCCGCCGCAGCCCGGTGtcgagcggcagcggcagcgggaaGCGCGCCGCGGCGGAGAGGTcggccggcagcggcagcggcgacgaggacgacgacggggCCGCTCGCAAGAAGCTGCGGCTATCCAAGGACCAGGCCGCCGTGCTCGAGGAGTGCTTCAAGACGCACCACACCCTCACTCCG AAGCAGAAGGTGGCGCTGGCCAGCAGCCTGGCCCTCCGGCCGCGACAAGTGGAGGTGTGGTTCCAGAACCGCCGCGCCCGGACCAAGCTCAAGCAGACGGAGGTGGACTTCGAGTACCTCAAGCGCTGGTGCGAGCAGCTCGCCGAGGAGAACCGCCGCCTGGGCAAGGAGGTCGCCGAGCTCAGGGCGCTCAgcgccgcgccggcgccggcggccccGCTCACCACCCTCACGATGTGCCTCTCCTGCAGGCGCGTCGCCTCCTCATCATCCCCTTCGTCTAACACGTCGCCGCCCAACATCACCGCCGCGCACGCGCACGCCGCAGCAGCTGCTGCCAATGGTGGGAGCATGGcgtctccggcggcggcggcgacgttgACCGCCCACCGGCAGTTCTTCTGCGGGTTCACAGACGCCGGGGCAGCCGCCGCCGCAGTGTACGGGACCTCAGCTGGGCTCGCAAAGGCGGTCAGAGCGGCCAGATAG